The Anguilla anguilla isolate fAngAng1 chromosome 2, fAngAng1.pri, whole genome shotgun sequence genome contains the following window.
CCTCTGTGATGTCAGTAACGTCGTTTGTGTGCGCCCTCTCGCCGCAGGATCAACACTCCGAGGAagcagggggggctgggggccatGAAGATCCCCCTGGTCGCCGATATGACCAAGTCCATCTCCCAGGACTATGGGGTTCTGAAGGAGGAAGATGGCGTTGCATACCGGTCAGTCTTGCACTGAACGCTGAGCCTTTAGCCTGGGTTTACTAGCCTTACCAATGCTACACTTATCATTTTGTCCTGTCCTCAAACACATGTCACTGCTTATACTATAGATAGCACttcaatttacattttcactggtTTATATATGTACTACTATTAAGGATTGCGATTTGGACAATTTGCCTGAACCTTTATGTATGCACTTAGATAGCAGATACTTTTATGGAGGGCAATATCCTGTATAAGTGCCTTAACGTACTATGTAAATTTACAAAAGCTTTGTGTAAACAGAAATTTCtggtttgggtgtgtgtttgcagagcAGTTTGCATATGTATTTGTCTGTCTAATGTCCACTTGCATGTATTATTGCATTTGCTGGGTTACCCTTCTCGATTCACCATGTTTAAAAGTCCTATCTCTTGTATTTTACTGTATCTATGTGCATGGGTGGTGAAACATGGTGTACCCCAAGAATTTCACCTTCTTTCTTACCATCAATCCCCCTTTGACCATTCACActtccctgtttttttgtttttttttaaccctttcttCTCCGTGTTCTCTGTGTGTAGGGGTCTGTTTGTGATTGATGACAAGGGCCTGCTGAGGCAAATCACCATCAATGACCTGCCCGTGGGCCGCTCTGTGGACGAGACCCTCAGGCTGGTGCAGGCCTTCCAGCACACCGACAAGTATGGAGAAGGTGAGAGATTGACCGTTGGgtgaccgtttttttttttttcctgaaggtgatgacatcacattatacataatatatatattttatttattttcccccaggGAAATTTTAAGTGTATTTGTGGTGTGTGCTGGTTCCCTAGAACTATGAGAGCTGGCCTAATAAGTGTTTCTGTGCGTCGTTAAGCTAAATGCAGTGCTTTCTCCTTTGCACAGTGTGTCCTGCTGGCTGGAAGCCTGGCAGTGACACCATTATTCCTGATGTGCAGAAGAGCAAGGAGTTCTTCTCCAAGCAGAACTGACTCCGCCCAGCCTCCGCCTGTCCTGTTTGTCCCCGTCCCTTCTGAGCTTTGCCGTTTGGCATTTACTCTCATTTGTTGTCGTTCGCTTCTTAATTACGGCCAGGTTTTTCGTACCGCCAAATTCAACTGTCATTTTCCAAGCACTTCGTACAGACGCAATAGTTTGACCTCGGTATCATGAACAAATAAGCTGTCTGTATTTGAGTTCTCAAAAGTCCCAAGCACTGGAAGTATTTCTGTTTTACTTTagatgttaaaaatgtttaaaattttgtACCTGACAATTGTTCTGTAATTGGTTTATCAAATGAAGGcagtaaaatgtaatgaaaatgtctAATTAATAAATCTGAAAAGGTTGCAAGGctctgcaatgtttttttttttttttttttacctcccccATCAGTCACTGTTGTAGATGTCAGGATTTGTGCCAGTTGGTTATGACTGCATTTCCCTGGGCCTTTTGGCATAGTGGGCTTCACCCGCAGATGGGCCATTTTGGAAACCTTTTGGTGAAAGGCTATGGTTAGTTCTGCTGGGAGGCACCTCCAAGGAAAACCGGATTGCTACTGGAAGTGCTGTTAG
Protein-coding sequences here:
- the prdx2 gene encoding peroxiredoxin-2, which gives rise to MSAGNAKIGQPAPQFKATAVVDGQFKDIKLSDYKGKYVVLFFYPLDFTFVCPTEIVAFSDRAEEFRKIGCEVIAASVDSHFSHLAWINTPRKQGGLGAMKIPLVADMTKSISQDYGVLKEEDGVAYRGLFVIDDKGLLRQITINDLPVGRSVDETLRLVQAFQHTDKYGEVCPAGWKPGSDTIIPDVQKSKEFFSKQN